A part of Candidatus Bathyarchaeota archaeon genomic DNA contains:
- a CDS encoding UPF0147 family protein, producing the protein MVRKKKIEEYEERIKQALAVLAEVSEDTTTPRNIRRAAKDSMDALQTTEFTPAVRASNAISILDEILQDPNMPPYTRVKLWNVMSILEAIKD; encoded by the coding sequence ATGGTGCGAAAGAAGAAGATTGAAGAGTATGAAGAACGAATTAAGCAGGCTTTGGCGGTGTTGGCTGAAGTTTCCGAGGATACTACAACGCCGCGAAACATTAGGAGAGCAGCTAAAGACTCAATGGATGCATTGCAGACCACGGAGTTCACACCAGCTGTTAGAGCTTCGAATGCCATATCCATATTGGATGAAATTCTTCAGGACCCGAATATGCCGCCATACACGCGTGTGAAACTCTGGAATGTCATGAGCATCCTTGAAGCCATAAAAGACTAG